The nucleotide sequence gttcatcatctaacatgggttcacccctagaacattcaacgttccagccgggatttgcagagatgattccaaGATTGGTGATGAGTAGGGACATGAGATGTCGAGATGCGAGTGCATGTACCGTGTTATGTTGTAAAATGGATAGTTTAAGAATtgtgtacattgtatttatctTCAGACGCTTAtgtattaactttgtaatgaatgccaTATCCAGTTATTGTTATATGCATTGCCATGAGCAGgatcgattcagcttccgctttgtatttattttctagtgtaaacatctcgtctagcactagataaggtcttagggaattttggagataatgtaattaaaaaaatatatatagaccaaatttcctaaggcataacacgcccaagaaggcgggctgttacatagggcactccctgcggctgattcgacaatttattttactatcagaCTAATATTTTAAACCCATCCAAATTACGTGACTACATAGTCGATGTAAAGGCTATTGTCACCAGTTAATCGAAGAGAAAAAAAGGCCATCTACGAGAAGACGAACTGCTGATAGTGGAGTTTGATAGTGATGGTTAAGTGCTTGGAGAATAACAAAGCCAACTGTCATGACAGGAAACATTGCAAACAATGAAAGGTTAACGGCGGACGATAACGTGGTCGACGACGGCGAAGGCGGGAGATGTAAAGATCAACAGTGATGGTGAGATCGATGATAGGGGATAGCCAACAATCGTGGTCGACAGAGCAAAGGCAGCGATGGTGGTCGATGGCAGAGAACAAAGCTCATGACGAATAGGTAGAGAGCAAAGGCAGGTAGGGATGGCTTACGGTGAATAAGAAAGCTTCAACGACAACCAGTGAAGGGCATTAATCGGCGATGGTGAAgtggccggagaagacgactgcGGGAAGGAAGACGACTGATCTGCGATGAAGCAAGAAAGAGGCTGGTAGTCGAACAACTAATTGAAGAAATCGAAAAGCTGTGAAACAGTGAGTTGTCCGTGATGAGAAGCTCGACAACAACCAACAATGGTGTAATTGATGATGAACTAATGAATGATCGATAAAAGATGAAGTTGAGGGACTATCATAGACGGTCGCGGTGGTGTGTCCGATGGTGAGAGGAAACCGACGATGGCAGTTGATGATGGCCACTCCAAACTCTGAAATTGATGGCAGCAAGAAGGAACTCGACAATGGTCGACGATGAAGAAGACTAGGTCAACGGTGGCAAAGGCAGCCGTTAGCAACAACGACGAAGGCAGCAGCGACAATGGTAGCAGCAACAAGAAAACCCTAACTGAAAGATGATGAAGATCTGCATATCCAAAAGCTGAGATATGCCAAGAGCTAATGATTTGATCCAACTGTTCTGATACTagtttgttatgaattttgaatagaaaaataaaCCACAAATAAACCATCAATCACACAAATGAATAGAGAATTTAATGTAGAAAACCCAAATCAATAAAAACCactaatagaaaaaaataaaatattagtacGATGATATTGATACAATAATAGTGATATAACTATAACTAATTATAAGGTATtggatacttatttatagagCTAATTaatcatctatagatgtacataagaaattttatcctgatcagaagataattcatgaaaataatcttgtatatgagataaatctcaatcaaaattgaatttgacaacattctaatcacaatcaaattcaaaatcttaaTCACGGTCAAATTATAAAATCGAATCACAAGTGAATTTTAATTCCGAGATACAATTATAACAATGAGATTTGAGAAAGTCTAGGAAAGTGCCAATCCTCTTGCAATAAGAGAAGTGGAAAGAAAACGTGAGAGATTTGAGCGAAGCGGAAAAGGGGAAAAGGAATGGAAAGAAATAGGGAATGAAGGGAAGGTCAAGAGGCAAAGGAGGTGGGGAGATGAATCTGCGGCGAATTGTCTATTTAGTAGTTCTGGCAGCGACAAGGGGGAATATGGCTCCTCCTAGGATTTGTAATGCACCTGCAGTTCATTTTcattattgttttcatttttcaaacaaaagaagaaattgtATATATCTCTACACATCTTCATTTCACCaacatatatcatatatatcgACACGTGCAAAACAATGACATCACAAGTAACAGTGAATTATTAAAAACTTGACTGATTTGAAATGGTACATATTTCTAATTAATATCAGCATATTGGGTTTTAATTCTCTCCTTTTATGAATTTATTGGAAATTTGTTAGGAGCattaagggaagggaagagaAGTAGCAGTGCCGTATGGGTATGTACGAATCCGATGAGTCGCCCCAGTGCTAGCTATTGGTAGTGACGAATGCCCACCTCTTCGTTCGCAACGCTTTCTGCCACCTGGACACACATTTTTCGGCAATTTGTTTAAGACACAAATATCTCCATAGTCTtccccttccttttcctttcctttccacacaccgagagagagagagagcaagcaGATGGAAATTGGAGGGACTGGAGGCTTCCATGTCTACCGTGGACCCTCAAGAACATCCCCAGGTAAGTAAGTGAAGTACAATTGTTcaatttctctcctaatttaagagaaatctttttttttttgttaagcatatatataaatgttaggATGCTTTTATTCCAGGGTCGGgtcttttttttctcaatcatcACTGCCATCTTTTCGGCTTTTCTTCTGtaatgtttgtatatatatcttGCAATTCATCACATGCCATGCCAGCCAATGTGCCTACACTAATTTTCCCCTCGATAGATCTCACGGCATATGAAATTGAACGAGAGCTTGCGACGCCGGCCGAGAGGCTTTATTAATTACCTTAGCACCGGCGGTACCTGTGATTTGGTGATtcgttttttttcttttcctttggtACTGATAATAGAAATCAAACCACTCGTCAGGTTATCCGGTGATCGATCTCTTCCGGTAGCTTTCTGGAGAGGAGGGCCGGTCCATTGTTCGAATACCCCTTcttgttttcaatattttgctGTTGGAAAGCCGGAAGCGGTGGAGGAGGGCCAGTTTATGTTTTTCGACCTCCTACTCCTCGCTATATATTTATCCTCTGAGCTTATATAATTTCCTGTCTCCATTAGCCTGTGACCGCTCGTCTGCATAAAATTAACACATCTAGtagtattgtattaatatatatatatatctcctcgTTGATATGATGATCATTTGATCTAGAACTAATGACCATTTTAATTGTCCTTTTTAAAAACAAGGAATATAATATACTTGTTTGTTGGCTTTCACTTTCCACGTATATCCTTTTACTCGGACTGCCTTAATGCCTGCCACTCAACCGCTACCAACACTGCTCTCTATTATAATTTTCTGATGATTAATAGCTTTTTCATTCTCGTCAACataaattcagaaaataataataataataatactaattgAATACTTTAATTTGTTCTCATCTTCGATcggttttaaaattttattttagtaatgCGCATGATGATGATGCAAACAAGGGACACCAACCGCTTCGTTTGGGTGTCTGGTTGTACCAAAGTCTCATGTCACGACGCTTGGATTCATTGTCGCTTGTTCACAAATGGCTCTTTCTCTGCATCTGCATGCAAAGTTCCATTTGTGGTCTGCCACATGATAGCTTGCTTTTGGCCACATCTCAATTATTCACGAGTTTTTGCCCACTGATGGAATTATTTGTTACGATTAAGGTGCacattgttttaattttaggcTTAAAATAATTCTATATATTAAGTCATAAAATATGTTTAGATATTATATCAATAACTAATAGAATCGTTTTAATTAGCACTGTAAACAAGATGCATTACTTCACCTTTATGGATATCATTACTATTAACATTaccccattattattattattattattatttggtataataaatgaaatttagtCAGCACCAAACTCGCAATAGCATGCAACCTTACTCGTGCGTTACCTAGAGCTGGAATTAGTTTcccttcttatatatatatacatggatgGAAATTATACGTTATCAAGTACCCAGTAACTAATTGATGGGTAGGAGCAACTTTAATTGGCTATTGTAGTATTCTGTCAACTTTGTGGGTGCAGATAAGGATGTGGGGGAGATGAATATGAAGCTGCATCCGATAAATAGCAGCGACAAAAGCGACAGTCAGAAGGGCAGCGACAACGAATGCACAGTGAGAGAGCAAGACCGTTTCATGCCAATTGCCAATGTGATAAGGATCATGCGCAAAGTGCTTCCTCGCCATGCCAAAATATCCGATGACGCCAAGGAAACTATGCAAGAGTGCGTGTCCGAGTTCATCAGCTTCATCACAAGCGAGGCAAATGAGCGGTGCCAGCGCGAGCAGCGAAAGACCATCACCGCCGAGGATGTGCTTTGGGCCATGAGCAAGCTGGGCTTTGACGACTACATCGAGCCCCTCACCCTGTATCTTAACCGCCAACGGGAGTCCGAGGGTGATCGCGGCTGGATAAGGCCGGCTCAGCCTGCCGTGAAGGGCGTGGCCCCCGACGTAGGAACGTCGAGTTCTATGGCAACTTTTGCGCCGGTGTTTCAACTGGGCCATCCCCATGGATTAATGGGGGGATTCCTGATGAATGCACCAAATACAGCTTCTTCCCAAGCTGCAGTGGCTACCATTGATCCATCTGTGCACTACTTTAACAAGTGAATAATTTGCTGATAGCtagaatatatattatgtaaatgaacaaacaaaaagagaaattcGGGTTGCTTTGCTTGCTTGGAGGTAATAAAGTACTTTCTACAAATTAAGTGCATGGATTGTTATGATTACACTTGGCACTTTGTTGACTCCAATTAGGAGAGAACCTGcagcaattaaattaattaagaaacaGAATCTAAACTAAAACTACTGGAGCTTCCCCAGAAACCAATATTGTATCTAGACTTGTTGGAGCCCTTGGAGAAACCATTCTTGAGCTCGAATGAACAGGATCTGAACATGAAGGATGGTATATCTGACACCCTGGGCCTCATATCTTGAGCACAGACAACCTGAAACACTTTAAGGGCTGAGTTTGATATGCAATGAGAGCTGCCTGAATGTTTAACTCTGTAGTTACAGGAAGTCAACTGATGAGTTGCAGAATCTTTCGGAACGATACTCCTGGAGGAGAAGCCTCCCTAGACCGTACGGATATATCCAATAATCCCAATTTGTCCAGTGCattgcctatatatataaatatatatatatatatccgatCCGCTATGACAAATTTTTTGCCCAATCAAACAGGTTCTTGTTTTCAGCCTAAGTAAAAGTTACAATTAATGCAATATCACCACCGCCTTCCATGACAAGGAATTCAAAACAACTGGAATGGGGTCACGACCAAATTAAATCGCGGTATTTAGTAGGGTTTTTTTTCTACTATAcattttgcgacaatttttaCTGCCGCAGATACAGCCATAGTGGgtaattttgcggcgatttctaCTAACCGCTGGAATAATTGCtgttgaataaattattttgttgccGTTCAGAAAAGTTTAGTGACGGGTCTGAATCGCTGCAAAATTTAAagtcaattataatttttattttctatttattttgtgaCGAATAACCATTgctatttttatgattttttttggttatttttagcAAGCTGGGAACCGTCACTGTATATAgttttaatgtaatttaattttgaagtatTTTTAGCTGCAATTTTTTACcttcgctaaattaatttttaatattttttgtgcgTTGtgttcttatattttctttatttttaagtataGTTTATAACCattgctttattttttatatttttgtttatttttattagcagttattaattttattgttgtttattgttaactatgattatatataaattatcatattttaaatttgttgttacttacatacaataattaaatttatatatcttagAAAATAATTTGGCAGAGTCTAGGCAAGAGAGTAAGGTCCGTAATGACAATGGGGGTTAATAGGTGCCTGGCTTGATCTGTTTTTCGAGAGAGCAAAGAGAATGCTATGAGTCTTCAAATAGGTTCTGGAAGTCTTCATAACCCTTGCTCCCTAATGTAGGggtgttaaaaaaaatcagttgCACCGCATCGCACCGCGATATTTTTTTAGGTGAGCGATTTAGCACGGtttaagaaaactaaaaaccGCACGATTTGCGGTTTGAAAATTTTGCAGTTCGGTTTTGAACCAAACTGCCCTagaaatattgtattaataaaataaataaaatataaaatataaaaggtaTGTAACCCTAAAAGCCAAACACACAATTTCaagcattcttcttctttgagtTCTCTCTACCAGCGGCGCAACCGATGCTTACCACAAAGAAACTAAGGTATATCGAAAGCTCCTACTTTTATCTGCTTGCCCTTTGTCTTTCTCTCCCCCTGGCAAAGCTCTTGCTTTCGGAAGAACGCTAGTGAACTAAGGTACagttcatctctctctctctttctctctctctttctttctctctatatatatatatgtatgtatgtatatgtaggtgctgttggaaatgtatgccctaaagacacgttttgtttaatttatggtaatgatgtttcttttattcagtttatggcacatatattatttgcatttaattgttggaaaggtgtccatgctattaagtaagtgattcatgtgatgggtcgttcttcacagttaggcatgaatcatgggtacttaataagcaagaaaatataactcttgatcttttgatagaactggacattctatcatgataagatcattgtgcaatagatcctaatggaggatggcttgccttagccagtaaacagtccgtttactctaattgtacaagcgcatttggaatgcgtagagtggacctgtgatagaagctaatgacaaagtactaattatcatggagctagtctatcactgctactacgtggacgagtactctaatacttgagtattagttggtggtctggtgaacctagagctatattcttagattcattgtaggtgaggtctatcaaagatcaatatccttttgagttgggagtatggtttctaattagctaagacagactaatacaagatagtttctgtgattcacccccttgtgattgtccaagaataatcgaataatccagggccctgggaacgtgacttatgagtgtgtgcttctgggtagctcccaatgataagcaagtacattcgagtagtcacggattattggactagtgatctaaggatggtagaagtcatttagaaaggtgttagtacattattcctttctaaatgatgggtgttacacagaggggtattttcgtcattacactagtaggtcaaagacatggcatatgcaaaattattcgtggggtcagtgttaccatatggtgatagttggaacacttagaatgacaaaatatagctactaggtagcagggatattttggtcattttagtagccgtgaataatttgtcttttggtccccggggtagctcgatgtaactcatgtatttttaatacatttggcttgttggatgaattacattaagagagaattattttatttagaatggtccattgggctaaaataaaataatagttcataagggttttaattaattaattgggctaacccaattaggaaattaattaaaagatttggcccattagggtttggcccactagggttttaaccctagggttctccctatatatatctctctttagttgttttttaatccaagtcgtttttcattcttcttcaccgaagagaggccacgagttcgagtcatactccggaagatcgaaagggggcgtttgtgttctgatgcgacggagccgaaggctagcagggcagccgtcgtctcctccacacgaagaagcacccatcgctccattccgtccggtaatccgccaaaaaagtaagtctcctagactctaaccaatacgaggatcgttttatttttaaaacgcttccgttgcatgcttttgatcctcgttcatgatcctacaGGTGCAACACTTCATTTTTGCGTTGTCTACTACCAAATTCTGTGGAATTTTTCTCTACGATTTCATgttcttattatttttgttgcacTTCAATTTGGTGTTGTCTAATGCCAAATTCTATGGAGCTTTTCTCTgagattttcatcttttttttttgtttttgttattcaGATTTGATATCAGAAGCAAACATTTTTCTGATAAGTAATGGCATTGGTGAGTGATTTCGATCTCGATCCGACAACGTGTTAGATTCGGTTACTATATGCTGCATGATTGTGTAAACAAGGTTGACAAATGATTTGGTTTGCATAGGGATTTCTTAATTCTCTGGAATAGGTTTGCACAAGGATTTGCACAATAAAATATTTGCCCACTAATTTTTTATTGGGAGGCTTAATTCTGTGCAAAAATTTGCttgttaattttcatttaatttgggtTTTCTAAATGTATATTTTAGGTGGAATGATTTCGGGTAATTTTTGTTAGGATCTTTAATCTTCTAGcttgaaaaaaattatcaatacaGGATTGATACAGTTTTAGTCTTCAATCAATGAATATTTGCATACTGGTCTAGTTCCTTCAATTAAAGAGGTTAACGATGAAGAACCATTTTTTCTAACTTTACCACttaatgtgaaccttacacatAAAGTGAgttattgtaacgacccattaggaGGTCTAGgcatttttggatattttattatgggctcaaaattttttctttaattaattgaggattgaaaatatatatatattttttggaataaagtgtaagtggaaataagaatttggaaGCCCATCCAAATAGGATTCaaaaatgtgggaaaagtcCAAATGAATTGGGCTATTGAGCTgtgttagaattttaattatattatgaatgggtctaggtgttttattacttaatggtattttaaatgtgggtctaagtattttaatatttaatgataaattgctctaatggcatagaaataattttggattgtataattttatattatggttCATGTGATAGTGAAAATAAGTATATGAgtctaattttttcaaatcGGGAAATAACGTAATGGGCCacaattaattaatgacctCATGGGTTTATCAAGTGGGTTATATAATTGTTGGTTTGGGTTTAGGTCCATGgtgataaataatttgaaaataatggaattggtggtgtaataaagaaatgaaaaagaaaaagaaaaagaaaatcaaataagttAGCACTTGTTAATAAAGCCCTTGGATATTTTTTGTCTATAATATAAAAGgaagggcattttagtaattgaTGGAGTTGGTGTACGAATTTTCTCTTTTTCGCAACAGCTGTGTGTAGGGCAATGAGCCGAGCTACTCGTGAGCTGGTTCAAGACTCGACTCGAAAATTAACTTAATAAGCTAGCTCATGATAAAAACGAGTCAAGTTTGAGCTCAAATATTTGGCTCACGAACCAGCtcaatatacttatatatatatatattaattttataaatttattaactaaaaaaatatttattacttaatactcaataatataaatatatacttaacaattttataaatatattatttaaatatatattatatatatcacatatattatttaaatatatatatatacataaaagtaagGTAATAGTCAATTTCGAGCCGAGCCTAGCCGAGCTAGCTTATAGTCATCATCGAGCTAAGCTCGAGCTAAGCAAATCAGCTCATATCGTgtaacgccctaggtgggaactaggctcatccttcccttccctcaaccccaggattcactagttTAATTGGGCTTCAAtcacaccgcatttggttgaaaaaaaaactcatgaagatgcccaaccgccattttcttatttatatttaattctttttccatccaagaattttaccgagctccataaaaatcaccatttaaatcaatccattgattgattaccaattttggaggaaaaactcataatttttaattttctaaaatttcggcattattttccaaaatacccgaaaaatcccttaaatttaaaaattcctccggggcccaaaatcaattaagaaatacccctaaatctcccaaaattccaactttttgaaaaaaaatggccTGCAGGACCTGCTGGCGCGCCCGGGGCCCCACTATGCGCTGGTCGCGCGGGCTGGCCTCACGCTATGCGCGCCCGTGCCCCCGCCCGCGACCTTGCCTGCGCGCGCGGGGATGCTGCCTACTTGCTGCcacttcactttttttttttatttccttggaCCTTCCTAGccccaaactttccagaaaataaaataaataaaaatatttcatattcatGCAATTTTAcctctatttctccataattaaggcttacaCCACCTCTTTGatgattacacaacatacattaaaatttccttccatttcacacatgagccttacacaacctattgttgctcacataacaacctccaaatataaataccacacatgatcaaatacaacaaatgaGCTTTCCTAAGCCATAAGGTCACAAATGAAATAATCAtatgcctaggcttctttaagccttaattttacaacaaaataaattacaccatgagcttctaaccacaagcttgcaattcttccttttctcttttgacataggaacaacctacaaggggaggataaaacctcatgaaccacaaagctcaataagggtgcaatgaac is from Diospyros lotus cultivar Yz01 chromosome 2, ASM1463336v1, whole genome shotgun sequence and encodes:
- the LOC127795502 gene encoding nuclear transcription factor Y subunit B-1-like, with product MEIGGTGGFHVYRGPSRTSPDKDVGEMNMKLHPINSSDKSDSQKGSDNECTVREQDRFMPIANVIRIMRKVLPRHAKISDDAKETMQECVSEFISFITSEANERCQREQRKTITAEDVLWAMSKLGFDDYIEPLTLYLNRQRESEGDRGWIRPAQPAVKGVAPDVGTSSSMATFAPVFQLGHPHGLMGGFLMNAPNTASSQAAVATIDPSVHYFNK